The DNA region GCCGAGCAGGTTGGCGAGGGGACCGCGCACGCCTCCCTCGGCGACGTGGTGATCCCAGCCGCCGACCTCCACGAAGGCGACCTCGAGCCCCAGGTCCGCCTTGATGAGCTGGGCGGTCTGGCGGAGCGTGTCGGCGAACCGGCCCCTGGGATAGACCGCGCCGTGCTCGGGCGGCCGCGAGGTCGGCCGGGCGGCCCGAAGCCGCTTGACGGCCTCGAAGGCCGACTGACCCGTGCCGCCGAGGAAATCCCGCACCGCGTCGCGGTAGAGCGACTCGAAGCCGCGCTGGACGTCCCCGGGCGAGCCGCGGAGCTCGAAGCCGTCGATCGAGGGGAGCGCCAGGGCGGTCGCCGGACCCTGGAGGGCCCGCGGCAGGAGCGGGCTGAGGGCCACCCCGCGGAAGACGGACGCCTCCTCGCGCGGGCTGGCGTGCTGGAGGCAGCGGTTGAGCCATCCGTCCGGCGTCGACTTGACGCCCGGGGTGCCGGCCTCCATGAAGTCCTGGGCGTCGAAGTGGGAGCGGGTGGCGTCCGGAGAGCCCACCGCGTGGACACAGGCGAGCTCCCGGCGCGCCCACAGCGGGACGAGGGGCGCCAGGCTCGGATGGAGCCCGAAGGCGCCGTCGAGGTCGAGCGCCCGCTCCTCGGCTCCACGCGCCGGCGGCGGGATCCCGATTCTGGGGCGCAGCCGGGCGTAGGCGGGGTCGCCGTGCGGGACCACGATGTTCAGGGCGTCGGCCGCGCCCCGCTGGAAGATCGCGACCAGGACGCGCGGCCGGGTGCCGCCCGGCGCGGCCCGGGCCGTGCGGATGAGGAACCGGGGGGCCAGTCCCATCGAGACCAGGGCGATCCCGCCCTGTTTCACGAACGCGCGCCGGGTCAGCATGGCGGGCTCTATCGGCGCTGGAATTCGGGAGAGCCCAGCACCAGCGCCACGATCTTCGCGATGTCGGGCGCGGCCACCGGGTCATCGAGGGTCGCCCGGAGGACGGCGGGCTGGGCCAGCGCCTCCTGGATCACGGCCCGGCTCTCGGTCGAGAGGTCCCCACCCAGCAGGAGCCCGATCAGGGAGTCGGCCACGAGCGGCGGATCGGCCGTCGTCACGATTCGCGCGAGGTCGGCGGACGTCCCCGGGAGGCGGTTCGCCGCCAGCGCCTGCGCGAAGTTCAGTCGGGCCAGGAGCCCGCCGGGGTTCGCCCACGCCTCGGCCCGATCGGCGTACCCGGTCGGCGGCTGCGCCCCGTAGAGGGGCTGGCCCATGGCGAGGAGCGTTCGCTCGACGGACGGGCCGGCGTCGGTGTCGGCGCCGAGCGCCCGCAGCGCGCTCACCGTGAACTCGAGCGGCGTCTTGACCTTCGCCCGGTAGGCCGTCGAGGCGAAGAACTCGGGTGAGCGGACGATGCGTCGCACCACTGCCCGGATGTCGCCGTCGGTCTCCCGGAACACCGCCGCCGCCTGCTCGACGAGCGCCGGCGGCGGGTCGTCCGCCACGAGCCGCCGGGCGAGCTTCGTCGCGATGAACCGCGCCGTCGAGGGGTGGCGGGCGACCAGGTCGAGCACCCGCTCCCCTTCCTCGCGCCCCCCACCCGGCGGGAACGCCTGTCCGAGGATCACCTTCGCCTCGCGATCGTGGGCGCGCGGGTCGAAGACGAAGCCGCCGCCCGACCGCGGATGGCCGGGACGCGGGTGGTCGATCGTCCAGCCGGTGAAGGCCCGCGCCACGGCCACGACGTCCGCCTGCGTGTAACCGCCCTCGACGCCCAGGGTGTGGAGCTCGAGGAGCTCTCGCGCGTAGTTCTCGTTCAGCCCCGCGCGGCGGTCGCCGAGCCGGGCCTCGGACGCCGTCGAGAGCCAGGCGTCCAGGTAGAAGAGCATGGCCGGGTGGTGCGCCACCGCCCCCAGGAGGTCCCGGAACCGGCCGAGCGCGTGAGGCCGGATCGCCTGGCGCTCGTAGTCGGGGAGGTAGTAGCGCACGGGCCCCTTCCCCGCGAACACGTTGAAGTGGTTGAACCAGAAGTCGACCATGACCTCGACGAGCTGTCGCTCACTGTAGGCGGCCCGGAGGAGGCGTGCCTGCTGAAGCTGGCCGATCATCGCCCGCGGGCTCTGCTCGGGCCGCATCTCGATTCCCTGGCGCGTGGCCTGCCGCGGCAGGGGGTACGCCTCCATGAGGGCGCCCGGTGTCATGCCGGGAACCGCCAGCCGGGCGAGCCGGTCTTCCAGGGCCCGGTCGTCGAGACGCTCGGGAGCGAGCTGGGCGTCGATCCACGCGCCGATCCCCCGCCGGCGAACCGCCTCCACGTCACCGGGCCGGGGACCGTAGCCGAGGCGGTTCAGGACGTGGAGGGCCTGCTGCGTCTCGTCGAGGGTCGTGGGCGGAAGGGGGGCGAGCGCGCCGGGCGCGGGAGGATGCGAGACCCCCGGCGGCGCGGGTCCAGAGACGGCGTGGTCGGGACGCGCCCGAGGCCCCACCGCCGGGGCCGCGCACCCCGCGGCGACGACGGCCAGGACCAGCACGAGCCGGACGATTCCCGATTCGGCCAGCCGACCCATCGGCGCCTCCTCGCGCACAGCGCGCTCTGTCGCGTTAGACGCGCCGCCCGGCCGGATGTTCGGTTCCGTCCGGCGGCTTTTGCCGCCGCAACGATCCTTGGGGAGGATTCGGAGGGGCGTTCCGGCACCCCTCCGAGGATTCAGGCCTCGGCGACCGAGACCTGCAGCCCGATCTCGGCAAGGATCCGGGCGACGCGCTCGCACTCGGGCCGGGGGCCGACCCGGACCGCCGCCTTGCCCTCGGTGTGCACGCGCCAGGCGATCGCCATGCCGTCGTCGTGCGAGCAGCCGATCGCCTTCACGAGCTGGTTGGCCACTTGCTCGAAGGTGTGGCAGTCGCAGTTCCAGAGAAAGGTGATCCACGGGGGCGGCAGAGCCGTCGTCTGATCGACCTCCTCGTCGACGACCGGCCGCGTCCGGGTCTGGCTCAGCCGGCTCATCACGGAAACACGGCGACCTTGATCGCCTCCGGCTGCCGGTGGGTCAGGAGCGCCTCCTCGACCGCCTCGAGGGCGAACCGGTGCGTGAGGAGGGGGGTCACCTCGACGGCGCCCCGGGCCAGGAGCGCGAGCGCCTCGCCGAACTCCTGCTGATAGATCATGGACCCCCGTACGTCGAGCTCCCGGCGGACGACCCAGAAGAAGGCCACGCTGGCGGGATCGTGCGGGAGCCCGGTCAGGACCACGCGGCCTCCGGGTCGCACGAAGCCGACCCGCCCCAGCGCCAGCTCGATGGCCGCCGCCGTCCCCGCCGTCTCGACGACGAGATCGACGCCGTCGCGCCCGGACAGGGCCCGGGCCGCCTCGGCCGGGTCGCCCGCATCGAGGGCCAGCGTCGCCTCGGCACCCAGGGCCCGGGCGAGCCCGAGGCGGCGGTCGGTGCGGCTCACCACCAGGACGCGGCAGCCCCGCCCGCGCAGCAGCTGAAGGGCCAGCAGCCCGAGCGTGCCGGCACCGACCACCGCGGCCGTCTCCCCCGCGTGCGGCGCGCCCCGGCCGACGGCGCGCACGACGACGGCGAGCGGCTCCGTCAAGAGCAGCCGCTCGGCTGGAAGCCCGGCCGGCGCCGGCCAGCACGCGCGCTCGGGGAGGAGGCAGAGCTCCGCGAATCCACCGGCCCGATCGATGCCGACGGCGGTCCGCGCGAGGCACAGGTTCCCGCGGCCCTCTCGACAGAGGTCGCAGTCCCGACAGCCCCAGTTCGGCTCGACAGCCACGGTGTCGCCGGTCTTCACGCGACCGACTCCGGAGCCCACGACCGCCACCTGACCGACGAACTCGTGGCCCGGCGTGAGCGGGTATTGCACCGGCCGCTCGCCGGTGAAGATCCGCCAGTCGGTCCCGCAGATCCCGGCCGCCGCCACCCGCACCAGCACCTCGCCGGGGCCGGGGGCCGGCGGCTCGACGCGCTCGACGTGAAGCGCGCGGGGGCCCCGGAGGACCGCCGCCCGCATCACGCGATCACCCGCGCCACCCGCCGGCCCATCACGCGGCGGTCTCCGCGCCCGGGGCCAGGCCCGAGCCGCGGTAGGACGCAGGGAGGAGGCGGCCCGAGGCGTATGCCGCATACGTTGAGGGCCGCCGACGACCGAGGACGACCCGCGGCGACGGGCATCGCCCCGGGCGCCTCACGCGGCGGTCTGGCCCCCGTCCACAAAGATCACCTCGCCGGTCATGAAGTCGGAGGCGGCGGAGGCGAGGTACACGACGAGCGGCCCCAGCTCCTCGGGCTTGCCGACCCGGCGAGCCGGCACGTCCCGCAGGAGGCGCTCGCGGATCTTCTCGTCGGCGAAGGCCGGGGCGTTCATGGGCGTCACGAACCAGCCGGGGGCGATGGCGTTCACCTGGATGTTGAACCGGGCCCACTCGACGGCCAGCGCCCGGGTCAGCATGATGACGCCGCCCTTGGAGGCGCTGTACGCGGTATAGCCGGACAGGCCCTGGACGCCGAGCACCGAGGCGATGTTGATGACCTTGCCCGACTTCCGGGCGATCATCGACGGCCCCACCGCCCGGCAGAGCGTGAAGATGCCGGTCAGGTTGGTGTCGACCACGGCGCGCCACTCCTCGGGCGGGGTCTCGACGAGCGGCTTCACGATGGCGATGCCCGAGTTGTTGACGAGGACGTCGATGCGCCCGAACGCCTCGAGGACGTCGGTCACCGCGCGCTCGACCGCGGCGGGAGCCGTGATGTCCACGGGGACCACCCGGGCCGCCCGGCCGAGGGTCGCCACGACGGCCGCCGACTCCTCCAGGTCTCCCTTCGAGCGGGCGAGCAGCGCCAGGTCGGCGCCGGCCTCGGCGAGAGCCACCGCCATGGCCCGGCCGAGCCCGCGGCTCGCCCCGGTGACGACGGCCACCCGGCCGTCGAGCCTGAGCTGCTCGAACACCGACATCAGTTCAGCTTGGGGCGGGAGCGCCTGCTGCCGCTCCCCCCCAAACCCCCCCACCAGCAACCCGCTGCGTCCCGTTGTCCCCGCACGGCTACGTCCTGCATCGATTCCTTCAGGGGCTTTCGGTCCTCAGCTCGGATAGAGGGATTCGATGACGTCGGCGTAGTTGGCCGAGACGACCTTTCGCTTCACCTTGAGTGTCGGCGTCAGCTCGCCGCCCTCCTGCGTGAAGTCGCCCGGCAGCACGGCGAAGCGCTTGAGCCGGGAGTAGGTGGCGAGCTTCTCGTTGACCGCATCCACGATCCGGCCCACCCGCTCGGTGACGGTCGGATGGCGCACCAGCTCGGCCACCGGCTTGTCCCCGAGCCCGGCGGCGCGAGCGAACTTGCCGAGCTCATCCGGGTTCAGCGTGAGCAGCGCGACCGGGTACGGCCGGCGGTCGCCGTGGACCATGGCCTGACTCACGAAGGGGTCGCCCTTGAGCAGGTTCTCGATGTGCTGCGGCGCGATGTAGCTGCCACCCGCCGTCTTGATCAGGTCCTTCTTCCGGTCCGTGATCGTGAGGAAGCCCTCGGCGTCGAGCTGGCCGATGTCGCCCGTGTGGAACCAGCCGTCGGGCTTGAACACCTCGGCGGTCTCCTCGGGCTTCCGGTAGTACCCGATGGCGATGTTCGCCCCGCGGGCGACGATCTCGCCGTCCTCGGCGATCTTGAGCTCGACCCCCGGAAACGCCTGACCCACCGTCCCGAACTTGAAGCGCTGCCGGCGATTCGCGGAGAGGATCGGGCAGGTCTCCGTCAGCCCGTAGCCTTCGAGGATGAGGATCCCCACCGCGTGGAAGAACTCGGCGATCTCGCGGGAGAGCGGCGCCCCGCCCGAGACGCAGAACTCGAGGCGCCCGCCGAGCGCCTGGTGGAGCTTCGAGAAGACGAGCTTGTGGGCGAGGGCCTGCTGGAGCCGCAGCCCGACGGGCAAGGGGCGGCCCTCCCGCGCGTGCTGGCTCACCTGGCGCCCGACGCCGAGGGCCCAGTGGAAGATCTTCCTCTTGGCCGGCGATCCCGCGTCCACGCCGGCGCGCACCTTGGCATACACCTTCTCGAAGACGCGGGGCACGCTACAGATGAAGTGGGGCCGCACGTCCTTGAGGTTCTCGGAGAGCTTCTCCAGGCTCTCGGCGAACGCCGTGACGAAGCCCCGGTGGATCCCGATGAACGCCTCGTGGCGCGCGAAGGAGTGGGCGAGCGGGAGAAAGAGGAGGTGCACGGCCCCCTCCGGCAGCTCCACGATCGCGGACGCCGCGCGGAGAGCCGCCAGGTGGTTGCCGTGGGTCTGGACGACCCCCTTGGGGTGCCCGGTCGTGCCCGACGTGTAGACGATGGTGGCCACGTCCTGGGACTTTCTGGCGGCGATCCGCTCGGCAAGCTCCCCCTCGTGCTGCGCGCGCCCCTGGCGGCCGAGCGCCCGCAGGCTGCCCCAGTCCAGGACCCGCGGCGCCCGGGCCGGCGTGGTGGCCGGCGGCGTCCCGTCGATCAGGACGATCGAGTCGAGCCCCGGCATCTCTTTGGCCACCTGGAGGGCCTTGGCGAGCTGGCCGGCGTCCTCGACGAAGAGCGTCTTGGCGGCCGAGTCGTTGACGATGTAGACGATCCCCTCGGGCGGGTAACTCGGGTAAATCGGGATCGTGACGCACCCTGCCGAGAAGATGGCGAAGTCGGCCCGCACCCACTCGGCCCGGCTCTGAGCGAGGAGCGCGACGGCGTCCCCCCGCTGGCGTCCGAGCGCGATCAGGCCGAGGGCCAGCTCGCGAACCTCGTCCCCGAGAGCGCGCCAGGACACCTCCGTCCAGCGGCCACCGATCCTCATCAGCTGGGCCGGGCGGTCTCCGCCGCGCGCCACCCGCTGCCAGAACATCTGCGCCAGGTTGTCTTCAGCCATCGTCGCTCCTTCCGCCATCCAACAAGCTGTCTTTTAAGAGATTATCTTAGCTCATTCACTGGATAACGCACTGCGTGAAAAGTGCTTGACCGGCTATGACGCAGCGTGTTATCTTCACCCTAGACATGGGAACGAGCCGGTCTCCCAGTCGATCCCCCAACACACGATCGCGGCGCGGCCCGCAGCCGGCCCGCGGCAGAAGGAGCACAGTCATGGCGCCCAAGTCCCAGACGACGGAGCAGACCCCGGTGGGGCCCGAGCTGTTCACGGAGATGCAGGCCAAGGCCATGGAGGCCTTCTCGGCCTTCGCGCAGACGAACCAGCGCGTCCTCCAGGAGCTCGTGGACCTGTCGGTGACGACCACCAAGGAGAGCATGCGAGCCTACGCCGAGCTCCAGTCGGCGGCGGTGGACGCGGTGCGGACGGCCCAGCCCAACGCCCCGGCCCAGTTCCCGACGGTCGAGGAGTGGCAGCGCGATCCGTTCAGCTGGTATCAGAAGGGGCTGCTCACGGCCGTCGAGGGCACCCAGAGGGCGTTCCGGCTCATCGAGGCGAACGCCCAGGTGGTCACGCGCAGCGCCGAGCGGCTTCAGGTCTCGGCCGAGCACACCGGCAAGGGGATCCAGGACGCTCTCACCTCCTACGTGAGCCGCATGAAGGAGCTCTACGGCCGGAAC from Candidatus Methylomirabilota bacterium includes:
- a CDS encoding DUF1501 domain-containing protein, with translation MLTRRAFVKQGGIALVSMGLAPRFLIRTARAAPGGTRPRVLVAIFQRGAADALNIVVPHGDPAYARLRPRIGIPPPARGAEERALDLDGAFGLHPSLAPLVPLWARRELACVHAVGSPDATRSHFDAQDFMEAGTPGVKSTPDGWLNRCLQHASPREEASVFRGVALSPLLPRALQGPATALALPSIDGFELRGSPGDVQRGFESLYRDAVRDFLGGTGQSAFEAVKRLRAARPTSRPPEHGAVYPRGRFADTLRQTAQLIKADLGLEVAFVEVGGWDHHVAEGGVRGPLANLLGEFGLALAAFWQDLGERRGDVVVLTMTEFGRTARENGNGGTDHGHATVMFVLGGPVRGGRVYGRWPGLRPEQLHEGRDLALTTDFRDLFGEVAVRHLGLPWTA
- a CDS encoding alcohol dehydrogenase catalytic domain-containing protein, translated to MRAAVLRGPRALHVERVEPPAPGPGEVLVRVAAAGICGTDWRIFTGERPVQYPLTPGHEFVGQVAVVGSGVGRVKTGDTVAVEPNWGCRDCDLCREGRGNLCLARTAVGIDRAGGFAELCLLPERACWPAPAGLPAERLLLTEPLAVVVRAVGRGAPHAGETAAVVGAGTLGLLALQLLRGRGCRVLVVSRTDRRLGLARALGAEATLALDAGDPAEAARALSGRDGVDLVVETAGTAAAIELALGRVGFVRPGGRVVLTGLPHDPASVAFFWVVRRELDVRGSMIYQQEFGEALALLARGAVEVTPLLTHRFALEAVEEALLTHRQPEAIKVAVFP
- a CDS encoding long-chain fatty acid--CoA ligase; the protein is MAEDNLAQMFWQRVARGGDRPAQLMRIGGRWTEVSWRALGDEVRELALGLIALGRQRGDAVALLAQSRAEWVRADFAIFSAGCVTIPIYPSYPPEGIVYIVNDSAAKTLFVEDAGQLAKALQVAKEMPGLDSIVLIDGTPPATTPARAPRVLDWGSLRALGRQGRAQHEGELAERIAARKSQDVATIVYTSGTTGHPKGVVQTHGNHLAALRAASAIVELPEGAVHLLFLPLAHSFARHEAFIGIHRGFVTAFAESLEKLSENLKDVRPHFICSVPRVFEKVYAKVRAGVDAGSPAKRKIFHWALGVGRQVSQHAREGRPLPVGLRLQQALAHKLVFSKLHQALGGRLEFCVSGGAPLSREIAEFFHAVGILILEGYGLTETCPILSANRRQRFKFGTVGQAFPGVELKIAEDGEIVARGANIAIGYYRKPEETAEVFKPDGWFHTGDIGQLDAEGFLTITDRKKDLIKTAGGSYIAPQHIENLLKGDPFVSQAMVHGDRRPYPVALLTLNPDELGKFARAAGLGDKPVAELVRHPTVTERVGRIVDAVNEKLATYSRLKRFAVLPGDFTQEGGELTPTLKVKRKVVSANYADVIESLYPS
- a CDS encoding DUF1800 domain-containing protein encodes the protein MGRLAESGIVRLVLVLAVVAAGCAAPAVGPRARPDHAVSGPAPPGVSHPPAPGALAPLPPTTLDETQQALHVLNRLGYGPRPGDVEAVRRRGIGAWIDAQLAPERLDDRALEDRLARLAVPGMTPGALMEAYPLPRQATRQGIEMRPEQSPRAMIGQLQQARLLRAAYSERQLVEVMVDFWFNHFNVFAGKGPVRYYLPDYERQAIRPHALGRFRDLLGAVAHHPAMLFYLDAWLSTASEARLGDRRAGLNENYARELLELHTLGVEGGYTQADVVAVARAFTGWTIDHPRPGHPRSGGGFVFDPRAHDREAKVILGQAFPPGGGREEGERVLDLVARHPSTARFIATKLARRLVADDPPPALVEQAAAVFRETDGDIRAVVRRIVRSPEFFASTAYRAKVKTPLEFTVSALRALGADTDAGPSVERTLLAMGQPLYGAQPPTGYADRAEAWANPGGLLARLNFAQALAANRLPGTSADLARIVTTADPPLVADSLIGLLLGGDLSTESRAVIQEALAQPAVLRATLDDPVAAPDIAKIVALVLGSPEFQRR
- a CDS encoding glucose 1-dehydrogenase codes for the protein MSVFEQLRLDGRVAVVTGASRGLGRAMAVALAEAGADLALLARSKGDLEESAAVVATLGRAARVVPVDITAPAAVERAVTDVLEAFGRIDVLVNNSGIAIVKPLVETPPEEWRAVVDTNLTGIFTLCRAVGPSMIARKSGKVINIASVLGVQGLSGYTAYSASKGGVIMLTRALAVEWARFNIQVNAIAPGWFVTPMNAPAFADEKIRERLLRDVPARRVGKPEELGPLVVYLASAASDFMTGEVIFVDGGQTAA
- a CDS encoding ATP-dependent Clp protease adaptor ClpS, whose product is MSRLSQTRTRPVVDEEVDQTTALPPPWITFLWNCDCHTFEQVANQLVKAIGCSHDDGMAIAWRVHTEGKAAVRVGPRPECERVARILAEIGLQVSVAEA